A genome region from Setaria italica strain Yugu1 chromosome III, Setaria_italica_v2.0, whole genome shotgun sequence includes the following:
- the LOC101763619 gene encoding uncharacterized protein LOC101763619, whose protein sequence is MGALSASTSSVNWLVEDDILLKNAVETGASLESLAKGAVCFSRKFTLQEIQDRWNSLLYDPEVSTQASSRMAEYENELSTSDPAKAHKLFNSKAKDFSFQKRKIDSVKNLYYAMRKRVCNDPCYTADLGFLVAPCSCIANGSECVCGGLPNNIEPGLSSVSRNGQVGASYNGGHTYPGMNGHSFHTKHAESMVRDGDDTNNIAYGYSDVGQMYEHHAYTANNHGSGDRNNVSLKSITDFQDSMQFQQLDSNQCGNGVVDSKALVIPNHFSGNVQEPIPLQVIGQPEGPEAPGGAIWSGVQRRGTLTLADDKNVKLENRDPHPFEANLDGGICTSGLEHEADFMDFPFFSNSEEFDILNGENFLNSPSEGNQEDLDDSAFKVVPGVRSTMQSLAHSNEANTSCDQIDPGHVESNVDVSGIMLAPTSLVVPCPGVYVECKLNTEDPEIPCNDDVATPPEYPLECCTLGQKSENTIYPVSPATSPASNAEHSKANDLALIKVEDMANAQPLQTVKIGPSTSEQKEDSVAHDKGGVLGAKPLEGPSTTGGLLTTANIVTNDANTCMLALPSFSAAGFGEGSPCSLGQHESFNNSHGLTVQNSVQAPDQMQHNSFDGQPELGDEAALQNCMPSNALSDLGIQDPISTVPTPAQAEECPDNENDVPNYYDIEALILDQDLIPWDQDSDLMHPEVTRFHHPESRKALIRLEQGARSYMNRAIMSHGAFAVIYGLHLKYYIKDPEVTLGRETEDVKVDIDLGKEGRANKISRRQAVIKMDEAGSFHIKNIGKCPIFVNSKEIPSCKRINLSSDSLIEVKDMRFIFHVNQDAVRQYIDRELKPER, encoded by the exons atgGGCGCCCTATCAGCGTCGACTTCGTCGGTGAACTGGCTAGTCGAGGACGACATCCTCCTCAAGAACGCTGTCGAG ACTGGTGCCTCATTGGAGTCCTTAGCAAAAGGAGCTGTATGTTTTTCCCGTAAATTCACACTTCAAGAAATACAGGATCGTTGGAATTCATTGCTATATGACCCAGAGGTCTCAACACAAGCTTCTTCCCGGATGGCTGAGTATGAAAATGAACTCTCCACATCTGACCCAGCCAAGGCACATAAACTTTTCAATTCAAAAGCAAAGGATTTTTCATTTCAGAAACGGAAAATTGACAGTGTGAAGAACCTATATTATGCAATGAGAAAGAGAGTATGCAACGATCCATGCTACACTGCAGACCTTGGATTTCTTGTTGCCCCCTGTTCATGCATAGCAAATGGTAGTGAGTGTGTCTGTGGAGGCCTACCTAATAATATTGAGCCAGGGCTGAGTTCAGTGAGCCGCAATGGGCAAGTCGGTGCAAGTTACAATGGTGGACATACATATCCTGGAATGAATGGGCATTCTTTTCACACAAAGCATGCTGAGAGCATGGTAAGAGACGGGGATGACACCAATAACATTGCGTATGGCTACTCAGATGTAGGTCAGATGTATGAACATCATGCCTACACTGCCAATAATCATGGGAGTGGTGACAGGAATAATGTTTCTCTAAAGAGTATCACGGATTTTCAGGATTCTATGCAGTTCCAGCAATTGGACAGCAATCAATGTGGTAATGGAGTGGTAGACTCCAAGGCATTGGTGATCCCTAACCATTTCAGTGGAAATGTGCAGGAACCTATCCCACTCCAAGTGATTGGTCAACCTGAGGGTCCTGAGGCACCTGGTGGTGCAATTTGGAGCGGGGTTCAGCGAAGAGGCACGCTCACTCTTGCTGATGATAAGAATGTAAAGTTAGAAAACAGGGACCCTCACCCATTTGAAGCAAATTTAGATGGTGGGATTTGCACGTCTGGTTTAGAACACGAGGCAGATTTCATGGACTTCCCATTTTTCAGTAATAGTGAAGAATTTGATATCCTGAATGGTGAAAACTTTTTGAATTCTCCGAGCGAGGGAAACCAGGAGGATTTAGATGATTCTGCCTTCAAAGTTGTTCCTGGGGTTAGATCAACCATGCAAAGTCTGGCGCATTCCAATGAAGCCAATACGTCATGTGATCAAATAGATCCTGGCCATGTGGAAAGTAATGTAGACGTTTCTGGTATAATGTTGGCTCCTACTTCATTAGTGGTGCCATGTCCTGGCGTGTATGTTGAGTGCAAATTGAACACAGAAGATCCTGAAATCCCTTGCAATGATGATGTTGCTACACCTCCTGAGTATCCTCTTGAATGCTGTACCTTGGGCCAGAAATCGGAGAACACTATCTATCCAGTCTCCCCTGCAACCAGCCCTGCATCGAATGCTGAACATTCCAAAGCAAATGACTTGGCCCTAATAAAGGTGGAGGATATGGCAAATGCCCAACCTTTACAAACAGTGAAGATTGGCCCATCCACTTCagaacaaaaagaagattcagtGGCACATGATAAAGGTGGTGTCCTAGGAGCTAAGCCGTTAGAAGGTCCTTCAACAACTGGAGGCCTTTTGACTACTGCTAATATTGTCACAAATGATGCAAACACATGCATGCTAGCTCTGCCCTCGTTCAGCGCTGCTGGATTTGGTGAAGGATCTCCTTGTAGTTTAGGACAACACGAGAGTTTTAATAACTCTCATGGTTTGACTGTACAAAATTCAGTTCAAGCTCCTGATCAGATGCAACACAACTCATTTGATGGTCAACCAGAATTAGGTGATGAGGCTGCTCTACAGAACTGTATGCCATCAAATGCACTATCGGATTTGGGTATTCAAGACCCTATTTCAACAGTGCCAACACCAGCTCAAGCAGAAGAATGCCCTGACAATGAAAACGATGTTCCAAATTACTATGATATAGAAGCTTTG ATTCTTGACCAAGATCTCATCCCGTGGGATCAGGACTCTGATTTGATGCATCCTGAAG TTACCAGATTTCATCACCCGGAAAGCAGGAAGGCATTGATAAGATTAGAACAGGGTGCTCGCTCTTATATGAACAGAGCTATCATGTCACATGGTGCCTTTGCAGTTATCTATGGATTGCACTTGAAATACTACATAAAGGATCCTGAG GTTACTCTTGGAAGAGAGACAGAAGATGTTAAAGTTGACATTGATTTGGGAAAAGAAGGGAGGGCAAATAAAATATCTCGCCGACAG GCTGTTATCAAGATGGATGAAGCTGGGTCTTTTCATATCAAGAACATTGGGAAATGTCCAATCTTTGTTAATAGCAAGGAAATACCAAGCTGCAAACGCATCAACTTAAGCTCTGACTCATTAATTGAG GTAAAGGATATGAGGTTTATTTTCCATGTAAACCAGGATGCTGTGAGACAGTACATCGATCGTGAACTGAAGCCAGAACGCTAA
- the LOC101764693 gene encoding ATP-dependent Clp protease proteolytic subunit-related protein 1, chloroplastic: MALALRCPAATSSRSPFLPSSSPVPPARVPRRPPATFRCNYYYGDGGGFRKNYDHIPKQFREENLKDGLMDNYKNVPQFLYGLSPAQMEMFMNDDNPYNRQSQKVTEESVSAARSYEEFGMYTLSGMHEGPASYSMGMGMGGSMSMSMGMGRGGRGYRRMRSSAPDLPSLLLDSRIIFLGMPIVPAVTELIAAQFLWLDYDDRTKPIYLYINSTGTMDENNELVASETDAYAIADFINRSKSKVYTINLSMAYGQAAMLLSLGFKGKRGVLPNSITKLHLPKVHKSGGAAIDMWIKAKELDTNTDYYLDLLSKGVGKPKEELAEFLKGPRYFRAQEAIDYGLADTILHSLDGSFKPKDLTAQLAKAQAMRQSGKRAAAGAGRWSTPTAPR; the protein is encoded by the exons ATGGCGCTCGCGCTGcgctgccccgccgccacctcctccaggAGCCCCTTcctgccctcctcctctccggtcCCGCCGGCGAGGGTCCCGAGGAGGCCGCCCGCCACCTTCAGGTGCAACTACTactacggcgacggcggcgggttcCGCAAGAACTACGACCACATCCCCAAGCAGTTCCGCGAGGAGAACCTCAAGGATGGAC TGATGGATAATTACAAGAATGTTCCTCAATTCCTTTATGGATTAAGTCCTGCTCAGATGGAAATGTTTATGAACGATGATAATCCTTATAATCGGCAATCCCAGAAAGTCACCGAG GAAAGCGTTTCTGCTGCTCGGAGTTACGAGGAATTTGGTATGTACACGTTGTCAGGCATGCATGAGGGCCCTGCAAGTTACAGCATGGGCATGGGCATGGGGGGCAGCATGAGCATGAGCATGGGCATGGGCAGAGGTGGGAGAGGATATAGAAGAATGAGAAGCTCTGCTCCAGATCTGCCTTCATTGTTACTGGACTCTCGAATTATATTTCTTGGAATGCCT ATTGTTCCAGCAGTAACTGAGCTTATTGCTGCTCAATTTCTGTGGCTAGATTATGATGACCGCACAAAACCCATCTATCTATATATAAACTCCACTGGAACTATG GACGAAAATAATGAGCTTGTTGCATCTGAAACTGATGCTTATGCAATTGCTGACTTTATCAAT CGAAGCAAATCCAAGGTTTACACAATCAATCTTAGCATGGCCTATGGTCAGGCTGCAATGCTTCTTTCCCTTGGTTTCAAGGGCAAAAGAGGAGTGCTGCCAAATTCAATCA CTAAATTGCACCTCCCTAAGGTCCACAAATCTGGTGGAGCCGCCATTGATATGTGGATTAAG GCAAAAGAGTTGGATACAAACACAGATTACTACCTCGATCTATTGTCAAAGGGAGTCGGTAAACCAAAGGAAGAGCTCGCCGAATTCCTTAAGGGCCCAAGGTACTTCCGTGCACAAGAGGCCATCGATTATGGACTTGCTGATACAATCTTGCACTCATTGGATGGTTCTTTCAAGCCAAAG GATCTGACTGCGCAGCTGGCCAAAGCACAGGCGATGCGGCAATCAGGTAAGCGTGCAGCAGCTGGAGCTGGGAGATGGTCAACTCCAACTGCACCCCGGTAG
- the LOC101764289 gene encoding brain acid soluble protein 1, with the protein MATGRQGTKTQQPAEQEFDPKYEWQESATSFILRLHLSGFRKEDFRVQVDGTGRLTVRGQRAVGGGKQSSFKKIFQLPEASNLDGITGRFDTGVLTLTVPKKVVEDAKPKEDATKAAPPPQEQGEPKEHEAKKPQAAEHKEAAEVTAAKKPKDDAKPKEDATITKKPPAPEQPVDAKRGKPEPELRRPPAPAPPATVSKEEAKPKPTAEVAAPAADKKQATAEAAAPAADKKQATAEAAAPAADKKQATPTPPQADAERKKAVDPESLAAVTAKRRAEEEKAAVAAEEAERQRTRRGLRERVQEELEGLAGSEWAEGLLETVKKNKEVIAAAVAAFSLGLFASRLFSRN; encoded by the exons ATGGCGACCGGCAGGCAAGGAACCAAGACACAGCAGCCAGCTGAGCAGGAATTCGACCCCAAGTACGAGTGGCAGGAGAGCGCCACCAGCTTCATCCTCCGCCTTCACCTCTCAG GCTTCAGGAAAGAAGATTTCAGGGTGCAAGTCGACGGCACCGGCCGCCTCACCGTCCGCGGCCAgcgcgccgtcggcggcggcaagcAATCCAGCTTCAAAAAGATCTTCCAGCTGCCCGAAGCCTCCAACCTCGACGGCATCACCGGCCGCTTCGACACTGGCGTCCTGACGCTCACCGTGCCCAAGAAGGTCGTCGAGGACGCCAAGCCCAAGGAGGACGCCACcaaggcggcgccgccgccgcaggagcaaGGCGAGCCCAAGGAACACGAGGCCAAGAAGCCGCAGGCGGCGGAGCACAAGGAAGCGGCGGAGGTGACCGCCGCCAAGAAGCCAAAGGACGATGCCAAGCCCAAGGAGGACGCCACCATTACCAAGAAACCTCCTGCTCCTGAGCAGCCGGTGGACGCCAAGAGAGGCAAGCCAGAGCCAGAGCTGcgcaggccgccggcgccggcgccaccggcaACCGTGAGCAAGGAGGAAGCCAAGCCCAAGCCCACGGCCGAGGTCGCCGCACCAGCGGCCGACAAGAAGCAGGCCACGGCCGAGGCCGCCGCACCAGCGGCCGACAAGAAGCAGGCCACGGCCGAGGCCGCCGCACCAGCGGCCGACAAGAAGCAGGCCACGCCTACGCCACCGCAGGCTGACGCCGAGAGGAAGAAGGCGGTTGATCCGGAGAGCctggcggcggtgacggcgaagCGGCGCGCCGAGGAAGAGAAGGCTGCGGTCGCGGCAGAGGAAGCGGAGCGCCAGAGGACGCGCCGTGGCCTCAGGGAGCGCGTCCAGGAGGAGCTGGAGGGGCTCGCCGGCTCGGAGTGGGCGGAGGGCTTGTTGGAGACGGTCAAGAAGAACAAGGAGGTGatcgccgcggccgtcgccgccttcTCCCTCGGCCTCTTCGCCAGCAGGCTCTTCTCCAGGAACTAA
- the LOC101765109 gene encoding hypersensitive-induced response protein-like protein 1 yields MGNLCCCVQVDQSTVAIREQFGKFDSVLEPGCHCMPWFIGKRVAGHLTLRLQQLDVRCETKTKDNVFVNVVASIQYRALAGKASDAFYKLSNTRSQIQAYVFDVIRASVPKLILDDAFEQKDEIAKAVEEELEKAMSAYGFEIVQTLIVDIEPDEHVKRAMNEINAAARLRVAANEKAEAEKIVQIKRAEGEAEAKYLSGLGIARQRQAIVDGLRDSVLGFSVNVPGTTAKDVMDMVLITQYFDTMKEIGASSKASSVFIPHGPGAVRDIATQIRDGLLQGSAVSHH; encoded by the exons ATGGGCAACTTGTGCTGCTGTGTTCAAGTTGATCAGTCGACCGTGGCCATCAGGGAGCAGTTTGGCAAGTTTGACAGCGTGCTTGAGCCAGGGTGCCACTGCATGCCCTGGTTCATCGGGAAGCGTGTAGCTGGTCATCTCACGCTCAGGCTGCAGCAACTGGATGTGCGCTGTGAGACCAAGACTAAG GACAATGTCTTTGTGAACGTCGTGGCATCTATTCAGTACCGCGCTCTGGCTGGCAAAGCAAGCGATGCGTTCTACAAACTGAGCAACACAAGGTCCCAGATCCAAGCTTACGTCTTTGACG TTATCAGAGCAAGTGTCCCCAAGCTCATCCTAGACGACGCTTTCGAGCAGAAGGATGAGATCGCAAAGGCtgtggaggaggagctcgagaaAGCCATGTCAGCTTACGGCTTTGAGATCGTGCAGACTCTGATCGTGGACATCGAGCCAGACGAGCACGTGAAGCGCGCAATGAACGAGATCAACGCAG CGGCGAGGCTGAGGGTGGCCGCGAACGAGAAGGCTGAGGCTGAGAAGATCGTGCAGATCAAGCgcgcggagggggaggcggaggccaaGTACCTGTCCGGGCTGGGCATCGCCCGGCAGCGGCAGGCGATCGTGGACGGGCTGCGTGACAGCGTGCTGGGCTTCTCCGTCAACGTGCCGGGCACCACCGCCAAGGACGTGATGGACATGGTGCTCATCACCCAGTACTTCGACACCATGAAGGAGATCGGCGCGTCGTCCAAGGCCTCATCGGTGTTCATCCCGCACGGCCCCGGCGCGGTGCGCGACATCGCCACGCAGATCCGCGACGGCCTCCTGCAGGGCTCCGCCGTCTCCCACCACTAG
- the LOC101766053 gene encoding probable serine/threonine-protein kinase PIX7 translates to MGAGSSAQRRNVSPLGEKGTGGRKGSAGTGCWIRLCVSPSSSRAKVDTALCGARASETRGKNDSIQNQPVRQIVPASASPSKAENVSAPSIVADGLTVAFQLRKFTFNELRFATRNFRPESLLGEGGFGRVYKGWIGENGTAPVRPGTGLIVAVKTLNREGQQGHKEWVAEVNFLGNLQHPNLVKLIGYCIEDNQRQLVYEFMPRGSLEHHLFRKAVPLPWSTRMKIALGAARGLAFLHEEAERPVIYRDFKTSNVLLDADYNAKLSDFGLARDGPIGDKTHVSTRVMGTYGYAAPEYVMTGHLTSKSDVYSFGVVLLELMTGRRSMDKNRPAGEHNLVEWARPHLKQRQGFQALMDPKLGGNISMKGAYKVTQLARACLTRDPKARPLMSQVVEILKPLPDLKDMASSSGLYYSLQAEQAARLGYPSGSRSMSPQSSFAWNGQQPMRSLSHAPRGHASPYRPQGHASPYLQLPRSNAK, encoded by the exons ATGGGCGCCGGGAGCTCGGCGCAGCGTCGGAATGTGAGTCCGCTGGGCGAGAAGGGGACCGGAGGACGCAAGGGCTCCGCCGGGACGGGCTGCTGGATCCGCCTCTGCGTCTCACCCTCATCCTCCCGCGCCAAGGTCGACACCGCCCTCTGCGGCGCCCGTGCCTCCG AAACTAGAGGAAAGAACGATTCTATCCAGAACCAACCTGTTCGACAGATAGTGCCAGCTTCGGCATCGCCTAGCAAAGCTGAAAATGTTTCAGCCCCATCTATAGTTGCAGATGGGCTGACAGTAGCATTCCAATTACGGAAGTTTACTTTCAATGAATTGAGGTTTGCAACCAGAAACTTCCGTCCAGAGAGTCTTCTTGGTGAGGGAGGGTTTGGCCGTGTCTACAAAGGTTGGATCGGAGAGAACGGAACTGCCCCTGTGAGACCAGGCACAGGTTTAATTGTTGCTGTTAAGACCCTCAATCGTGAGGGACAGCAGGGTCACAAAGAGTGGGTG GCAGAGGTCAACTTTCTAGGAAATCTACAACATCCAAACCTGGTGAAACTTATCGGCTATTGTATTGAGGATAACCAGAGGCAGTTAGTGTATGAATTTATGCCCCGTGGAAGTTTAGAGCACCATCTCTTCAGGA AGGCAGTGCCACTTCCATGGTCCACCCGAATGAAAATTGCACTCGGTGCTGCAAGGGGCCTTGCCTTTCTCCACGAAGAAGCTGAAAGGCCTGTTATCTATAGGGATTTCAAAACTTCAAATGTTTTGCTTGATGCA GACTACAATGCGAAACTTTCTGATTTTGGTCTTGCTCGAGATGGCCCCATAGGTGATAAGACCCACGTGTCCACGCGAGTCATGGGAACGTATGGGTATGCTGCGCCTGAATATGTTATGACAG GTCACTTGACGTCGAAGAGCGACGTTTATAGCTTCGGGGTGGTGCTGCTGGAGCTCATGACGGGCAGGCGATCGATGGACAAGAACCGGCCAGCAGGGGAGCACAACCTTGTGGAATGGGCCCGGCCCCATCTGAAACAAAGACAAGGGTTCCAAGCCCTGATGGATCCCAAACTTGGGGGAAACATCTCCATGAAAGGCGCGTACAAGGTGACCCAGCTGGCCCGTGCCTGCCTCACCCGGGATCCCAAGGCCAGGCCTCTGATGAGCCAGGTCGTGGAGATCCTCAAGCCTCTCCCGGACCTGAAAGACATGGCCTCTTCATCCGGCTTGTACTACTCCTTGCAAGCAGAGCAAGCTGCAAGGCTAGGGTACCCTAGTGGCAGCCGGAGCATGAGCCCGCAGAGCAGCTTTGCGTGGAACGGGCAGCAGCCGATGAGGAGCCTCTCCCATGCCCCCCGTGGCCATGCTTCCCCGTACCGGCCCCAAGGCCATGCCTCGCCGTACCTGCAGTTGCCCAGGAGCAATGCCAAGTAG
- the LOC101766458 gene encoding cytokinin riboside 5'-monophosphate phosphoribohydrolase LOG-like produces MTPTAAVAVALEAPAPVPAVVVVAPAPSSTAGAAVAQEAAAGPAADAAAQSSSGGGGAVGGGGSERRSRFRRICVYCGSAKGKKPSYQDAAIDLGNQLVERGIDLVYGGGSIGLMGLVSHAVHAGGRHVIGIIPKSLMPREVTGDPVGEVRAVSGMHERKAEMARFADAFIALPGGYGTLEELLEVITWAQLGIHKKPVGLLNVDGFYDPLLSFIDLAVNEGFITEEARRIIISAPTAKELVMKLEEYVPEYDIGLVWEDQKQNSLVPELESGITSS; encoded by the exons ATGACCCCGACAGCGGCGGTTGCCGTTGCATTGGAGGCGCCAGCGCCGGTCCCAGCAGTGGTCGTCGTGGCCCCGGCACCATCGTCGACGGCCGGGGCCGCGGTGGCCCAGGAGGCAgccgcggggccggcggcggacgcggcggcgcagtcgagcagcggcggagggggagcgGTTGGCGGTGGCGGCTCGGAGCGGCGGTCCCGGTTCCGGCGGATCTGCGTCTACTGCGGCAGCgccaaggggaagaagcccagCTACCAGGACGCCGCCATCGACCTCGGTAACCAGCTG GTGGAGAGGGGCATAGACCTGGTCTACGGAGGGGGCTCCATCGGCCTCATGGGATTGGTCTCCCATGCAGTTCATGCCGGAGGACGCCATGTCATTGG GATCATTCCAAAATCGCTGATGCCCAGAGAG GTGACTGGAGATCCTGTCGGTGAAGTTAGAGCCGTTTCTGGCATGCATGAGAGAAAGGCCGAAATGGCTCGGTTTGCTGATGCCTTTATTGCATTACCAG GTGGCTATGGAACCCTGGAGGAGTTGCTTGAGGTGATTACTTGGGCACAACTAGGAATCCATAAGAAGCCG GTTGGCCTTTTGAACGTTGACGGATTCTACGATCCTCTTCTGTCGTTCATCGACTTGGCTGTGAATGAAGGCTTCATAACTGAAGAGGCAAGGCGCATCATCATCTCAGCTCCAACAGCCAAGGAGCTAGTTATGAAGCTGGAG GAGTATGTCCCGGAGTATGACATCGGCTTGGTCTGGGAGGACCAGAAGCAGAATAGCTTGGTCCCTGAGCTGGAGTCCGGGATCACTTCATCCTAG